One segment of Paramormyrops kingsleyae isolate MSU_618 chromosome 8, PKINGS_0.4, whole genome shotgun sequence DNA contains the following:
- the acot8 gene encoding acyl-coenzyme A thioesterase 8 isoform X2 produces the protein MDGWIKLHKIGLSLRHGCFITDLYSSQRGTHHWVPRSQRLFGGQIVGQALVAAAKSVSEDVFAHSLHCYFVRAGDPKVPVLYQVDRTRDGKSFSVRSVKAIQHGQPILICQASFHTQQPSPLQHQFTMPNVPPPEELLTIEELIHRYLSNPDLAENAKLGLNKILADEVPIEIKPVNPPDFYKRVAVEPKKLFWVRAKGYIGEGNMKLHCCVAAYVSDYAFLGTALLPYPGYRVQFLASLDHAMWFHNPFRADHWMLYECESPWAGGSRGFVHGRLWRRDGVLAASCTQEGVLRVRAVAQSNL, from the exons atggatggatggattaaattacataaaattGGACTGTCGTTACGTCATGGCTGCTTCATTACTGATCTGTATTCTTCGCAAAG AGGTACACACCACTGGGTACCCCGTAGTCAGCGATTGTTTGGGGGCCAGATAGTAGGCCAGGCGCTTGTCGCCGCTGCTAAGTCCGTCAGTGAAGATGTCTTCGCTCACTCTCTACACTGCTACTTTGTCCGAGCAG GAGACCCAAAAGTTCCAGTTTTGTATCAGGTCGATAGGACAAGGGATGGGAAGAGTTTTTCAGTTCGCTCTGTGAAGGCCATTCAGCATGGTCAGCCTATTCTGATATGCCAAGCCTCTTTCCACACGCAGCAGCCCAGCCCTCTGCAACATCAATTCACTATGCCTAATGTGCCCCCTCCTGAAGAACTACTGACAATTGAAGAACTGATCCACCGATATCTGAG TAATCCGGATTTGGCTGAGAATGCCAAGCTGGGACTTAACAAAATTTTGGCTGATGAGGTTCCCATTGAGATTAAGCCAGTCAACCCACCTGATTTCTACAAACGTGTCGCCGTGGAGCCAAAAAAACTATTCTGGGTTCGAGCCAAAGGATATATCG GCGAAGGAAACATGAAACTACACTGTTGTGTTGCTGCCTACGTATCTGACTACGCTTTCCTTGGGACGGCATTGCTGCCTTACCCAGGCTATCGGGTTCAGTTCTTGGCCTCCCTTGATCACGCCATGTGGTTCCACAATCCCTTTCGTGCAGATCACTGGATGTTATATGAATGCGAGAGTCCCTGGGCAG ggggcagcagagggttCGTTCATGGCCGACTCTGGAGGCGCGATGGAGTGCTGGCAGCCTCTTGTACCCAGGAAGGAGTGCTGAGGGTCAGAGCTGTGGCACAGAGTAATCTGTAA
- the acot8 gene encoding acyl-coenzyme A thioesterase 8 isoform X1 encodes MAATEVMAVCAAGQRMLSSGSANSLENASESLSEDNPDLRSVLVTSILNLEKLDTDLHRGTHHWVPRSQRLFGGQIVGQALVAAAKSVSEDVFAHSLHCYFVRAGDPKVPVLYQVDRTRDGKSFSVRSVKAIQHGQPILICQASFHTQQPSPLQHQFTMPNVPPPEELLTIEELIHRYLSNPDLAENAKLGLNKILADEVPIEIKPVNPPDFYKRVAVEPKKLFWVRAKGYIGEGNMKLHCCVAAYVSDYAFLGTALLPYPGYRVQFLASLDHAMWFHNPFRADHWMLYECESPWAGGSRGFVHGRLWRRDGVLAASCTQEGVLRVRAVAQSNL; translated from the exons ATGGCCGCCACGGAGGTAATGGCAGTGTGTGCTGCCGGCCAGCGTATGTTAAGTTCAGGCTCAGCTAACTCACTTGAAAATGCTTCAGAATCCCTCTCGGAAGATAACCCTGATCTACGGAGTGTCTTGGTTACAAGTATTTTAAACCTGGAGAAACTCGACACAGACCTACATAG AGGTACACACCACTGGGTACCCCGTAGTCAGCGATTGTTTGGGGGCCAGATAGTAGGCCAGGCGCTTGTCGCCGCTGCTAAGTCCGTCAGTGAAGATGTCTTCGCTCACTCTCTACACTGCTACTTTGTCCGAGCAG GAGACCCAAAAGTTCCAGTTTTGTATCAGGTCGATAGGACAAGGGATGGGAAGAGTTTTTCAGTTCGCTCTGTGAAGGCCATTCAGCATGGTCAGCCTATTCTGATATGCCAAGCCTCTTTCCACACGCAGCAGCCCAGCCCTCTGCAACATCAATTCACTATGCCTAATGTGCCCCCTCCTGAAGAACTACTGACAATTGAAGAACTGATCCACCGATATCTGAG TAATCCGGATTTGGCTGAGAATGCCAAGCTGGGACTTAACAAAATTTTGGCTGATGAGGTTCCCATTGAGATTAAGCCAGTCAACCCACCTGATTTCTACAAACGTGTCGCCGTGGAGCCAAAAAAACTATTCTGGGTTCGAGCCAAAGGATATATCG GCGAAGGAAACATGAAACTACACTGTTGTGTTGCTGCCTACGTATCTGACTACGCTTTCCTTGGGACGGCATTGCTGCCTTACCCAGGCTATCGGGTTCAGTTCTTGGCCTCCCTTGATCACGCCATGTGGTTCCACAATCCCTTTCGTGCAGATCACTGGATGTTATATGAATGCGAGAGTCCCTGGGCAG ggggcagcagagggttCGTTCATGGCCGACTCTGGAGGCGCGATGGAGTGCTGGCAGCCTCTTGTACCCAGGAAGGAGTGCTGAGGGTCAGAGCTGTGGCACAGAGTAATCTGTAA